A genomic stretch from Primulina huaijiensis isolate GDHJ02 chromosome 14, ASM1229523v2, whole genome shotgun sequence includes:
- the LOC140957305 gene encoding uncharacterized protein: protein MGKKKSRKTAESDTDLGFHIDMDNVGSDDIYQNGDQQYHDDDKDVGDEDEYDEEDDELGDDDDRRNDGEDVQRGDEIEELEKEYRELKNEEQDLLRNLKRQKDEDLQKSQAVKNQRALWDKTLEFRFLLQKAFSSSNRLPQEPVRSFYCDAGTGVSEAYSDLVDSSKKTLDSILELQQALLKNNPSIAHFVEDSNQLEASGYSNGDIDEEWLQISQMQSRIASFRNKSIDKWQRKTQVTTGAAAIRDKLHAFNQSISQQVAAYMRDPSKMTKAMQQNRSAVVVFGNVLNSTDDNDEKETDTDGDPELLDDSELYQQLLKEFFETIDPSSSEAAFYAMKRLQKKKRKIVDRRASKSRKIRYHVHEKIVNFMAPQRMDLPPMAPKLFENLFDLKSKKPASVA from the exons ATGGGGAAGAAGAAATCGAGGAAGACGGCGGAGAGTGACACAGATTTGGGATTTCACATTGACATGGATAAC GTTGGTAGTGATGATATTTATCAGAATGGTGATCAACAATATCATGATGATGATAAGGATGTCGGTGACGAGGATGAATATGATGAAGAAGATGACGAGTTGGGTGACGATGATGACCGACGGAATGATGGTGAAGATGTACAAAGAGGTGATGAAATTGAAGAGCTTGAGAAAGAGTACAGGGAACTCAAAAACGAGGAGCA AGATCTATTGAGGAATCTAAAGCGACAGAAAGATGAGGACCTTCAAAAAAGTCAGGCTGTAAAAAACCAAAGG GCTCTCTGGGACAAGACACTTGAATTCAGATTCTTGCTGCAAAAAGCATTCTCAAGTTCCAACAGGCTTCCACAG GAGCCAGTTAGATCCTTTTATTGTGATGCGGGTACCGGAGTGAGTGAAGCCTATTCAGATTTAGTTGATTCCTCCAAGAAGACCTTGGATTCTATACTGGAATTACAGCAG GCATTGTTGAAGAACAATCCATCCATTGCACACTTTGTTGAAG ATTCCAACCAATTAGAAGCCTCCGGTTACTCCAACGGGGACATTGACGAAGAATGGTTGCAGATTTCTCAAATGCAATCAAG AATTGCTTCTTTTAGAAATAAATCAATTGATAAATGGCAGCGGAAGACCCAGGTCACAACTGGTGCAGCTGCTATTAGAGATAAATTGCATGCCTTTAATCAG AGTATAAGTCAACAAGTGGCTGCTTATATGAGGGATCCAAGTAAAATGACTAAGGCGATGCAACAAAATAGATCGGCGGTTGTTGTGTTTGGAAAT GTTCTAAATTCTACTGATGATAATGATGAGAAG GAGACAGACACCGATGGTGACCCTGAACTTTTGGACGACTCTGAATTATATCAGCAACTACTGAAAGAGTTCTTCGAGACAATCGATCCATCATCATCTG AGGCGGCCTTCTATGCTATGAAAAGATTgcagaagaagaagagaaaaatCGTTGATCGTCGTGCCTCGAAGAGTCGCAAGATCAG GtatcatgttcatgaaaagATAGTCAATTTTATGGCACCTCAACGGATGGATCTCCCTCCCATGGCCCctaaactatttgaaaatttgttcGACCTCAAAAGCAAGAAACCTGCCTCAGTGGCTTAG